GTGCAAATTCGTGGGTCCGGAGGGAGCGGAACGGCTCCTCGCGACCGACGAGCTGGATCGCCGTGCCGTCGGGTGCGCCCTCGACGTCCGTCAACGGGATCGTGACGCTGTCGAAGACGATCCGGCGCGGTTTCCCCGCGCGGTCGTCCCGCAGCAGGGAGTACTCGGGTTCGGCCGGATCGTCGACGGCGCTGTAGTCGGCGAGACGATGGTAGACGTCCTCCTCGGCGGGATCGACGGTGCCCTTCGTGAGTGCCTTTTCGTGACGAAGCGTCGACGTGATGTCGTCCGCGAGGTCGGGGACGTCGAGGCGATCCGCGAATCGGTCGAGCACCGACTCGAGGGGTCGCCCCTTCCGTGGAACAGCGATCGGTATCGTCTCGCCCATCGACCGGTTCTCGACCGGCGACGGATAAACGAGTTGCGTTTCCGGAATCCCCGTGTTCCGTGGGTTCGCGGCTCGAATTCAGTCGGTGAACATCGAACCCAGCTGGTCGCGCCACTCCTGAATGTCCGTTACGTCAGCGCGCACGTCCTCGAGCTCGTCTTCGACGTCCGCGAGATCGTCCGCGACCGTTTCGACGTCCGCGTCGACCGCGCCGATGTCGTCCTCGAGTTCGTCGACGGTGTCCTCGAGCGCCTCGACGTCCTCGTCGACTGCGCTCAGATCGCCCTCGAGATCACCGTTCCAGTCGGCCAGCTCGTCGACGTCGTCGTCGAGTTCGTCGACCCGTGACGTCGTTCCCTCGAGCCGATCGTCCATCGACGCGAACTCGTCCTCGAGCGCGTCGATATCGGTCTGGAGCTCCTCGATGAGCTGCGCGCCGGTGCCGTTCTCCTCGAGGAACGTCTCGAGCGCGTCGATGTAGGCGGCGACCTCCTCGACGCGGGACTGGAGGTGCTCGACTTTCGCGATTTCGGGGCCCGCAGGCTCGATATCCAGTTCGGACTGGATCGCCTCGAGATCGTCGTCGTCGACCGTCCCCTCGCGAATCTCGGTCGCGAGACGGGCGGCGACCGAACCGCTGAATTCGCCGTCGCGGTTCGGCTCCGCATCGGCGGCCGCGTCGGGCTCGTCGACGCCGTCGGCAGCCGTCGGCTCCACGACGCCGCGCGTCTCGGCTTCCGCGTCTGAGTCGGCTTCCGCGCCGGTCGTCACGCCGTCAGCAGCTGGCGACACGTCGATGGCCGGTTCGTCAGGCTCGTCGGGCTCGTCGGGCTCGTCGGGCACCCCGGACTCGGTGTCCACAGTCGTCTCGGATGCGTCCTCGTCGACGGCGGCAGCCGACTCCTCGAGATCGAGCTCGATCTCGGGTTCGGCGACGTCGTCCTCCTCGTCGTCGTCCACCTCGGTATCGTCCGTCCCGGTCTCGAGATCGAGTTCGACGGCGGGTTGGTCGTCGCCGTCGTCTGCATCGTCCGTCTCGTCCGTATCGGCCGCACTCACGTCGATTTCGGGCGGGTCGCCGGGCTCCGGCCCCGGAATCTCCTCTTCCTCGAACCCGAGGTCGATATCCGGCGTGTCCTCCGCCTCGGTCTCGTCCACGTCGGCGTCTGTCGGGTCTGGTTCGGGATCGACGTCGCCGAGATCGAGGTCGAGTCCGTGGGCATCGTCTTCGCTTCCGACGGCGGTCTCGTCCGCGTCGGCGGCCTCCTCGTCCTCGAGCCCCGGGACGGCGTCCGAATCACCGGAGATCATGTCTTTGACGGCCTGGTTCCGGTCCTCGGAGACGATGTTTCCGATGACCTCGTCGTCGACCTCGTCGGCCTCCGAGGTGTCGTCGTCACCGGCACCACGTTCGGTGACCGTCGGCTCGGTCAGGAACGCCGCGGCTCGGCTCTCGTCGTCGATCTGGATCCCGTAGACCGTCTCGAGTCGCTCACCGGGCTCCAGCGTCGTCGAGAACTCGACGTGGTTGTCCTGAAACGCGGTCCAGTCATCGCTGTGATACTCCGGATGGAACCCGACCTTGTCCATCGGGAACGATTCGGGAATGATTTCCGAGAGCTGAAACGTAATCGGATCGTCGCGGTTCGATTCGATCTCGAACCGGATCGCTGGGACGGGGAACTCGTCCGCTTCGAACGTCTTTCGGACGGCAATCCCGTCAGTACTGACCTCGATTACGTCGTCCGTGTCGGCGGTACTACTCATATGGGACCAACGTTACCATACCATTACTATAAATTGTGCGGACGGGCTCATGTCGGTTCTAGAATGTGTTCTCCAGGGAGACGCGGTCGCCGATCTCGACGACCTCGAGTCGCCGCGGGTAGTCGAAGCTATTCGCGTGGTGCTGGAGCGCCGTCGGATCGGCCGTGAGCCCTTTCCACATGTCCCAGTGGCTCGGCAGGAGGCGGTCGCACTCGAGGGCCGCGGCGCACTCGATGATCTGGTTCTCGTCGTTGTACCAGCGGGTCCGCGTCGGCTCCCGGGTCTCTTTGTCGGGAATTCGTCCGACGGTGCCGAACGCGAGCGCCGCGAGGTCGATGTCGTACTCGGTGCCGATCCGTTCGAACTCGTCGCACGGTTTCGTGTCTCCGCCGTGGAAGAAGGTCCCCGCGTCGTGCTCGAACACGTAGCTCACGGGCTGGGTTGCGTCGGGATCGTTCGCCGCCTCGACGTGGACGGTGAACTCTCCGATTTCGAACGTGTCGCCCTCGGCGACTTCGGTCAGTTGGTCGTCCGTCACCGCCCACTGGTCGGTCCACGCCTCGTCCTCGCGGGCGACCGCGAGACTGTCGCCGGGCGCGTAGAAGGTCCCCCCCGTGTTTGCGAGGATCGGGGCCTGACTCGGGCCGTGGACGTGGTCGGTGTGTTCGTGGGTCGCGAGGACGGCGTCGGCCTCGTCGACGTCCGCCGGCTCGAACGGAACCGGAATCATGCGGACCGTCCGCGGCGGATCGCCGAGGCCCAGATACGGGTCGACGAAGACCGTCGTTCCGCCGGTTCCCTTGAGGACAAAGCCGTTACAGCCGAGATACCAGATCGCCACGCCACCGGGGTCCGCGTCTTCGACGTCGCGCACGAGCCAGTCGCTCCAGTCGCTTCGGATCATACTCGAGGATGCGGAGACGGGCTGGGTAAGTATTACCATCTCTCGTGGGATCGACGTGACGACGCCGAGGGACGCGACGTGGCGCGATCAACGGCGAAGCAGAGCGGGTACCGGGTGCGGGCGAGCGATCACGGCCTACAGCGGGAACTGCGAGCGACGGTTCCGAGGGCGGGGCTCGGGCCTCTCGAGCGTGTGAACGTCCGCGCGCTCCGAAGCGTCCGTGGCCGTGTCGGTAGTGTCGTCGGACGGCGACGTCCCGCCGATTGACTGGATCCATTCGGTGCGGACGACTGGGTGGCCCTCGTAAGAAACGTGGTCCCGTGCGTCGTCGTAGCCGACGAGATCGGCGTCGCACAACAGCGGCAGGTGAACGTGACCGAGCGACACCACCACCCGATCGACGCGCTCTTGCGAGACCGCGCGTTCGGTCGTGTCGGCCTCCCGCGCGGCGACGTCTCGAGCGAGCGTCTCGGTCGAGATCGGATGGGACTGCTCGCTGAGGACTGCGAGAATCGCCCGTCGGCGCTCGTCGGCGAGCGCCTCGAAGACGGCGTCGAGCGCGTCCGCATCGGCCGTCCGGTGGCCCGAGACCATCGCGTCGACCCCGAGTGCGTCGAACGCCCGGTGGTCGTCGGTTCGGATCGCGTTGCCGGTCTCTTCGAGCAACCCGGCGTCCGTCAGTCGCGGCACCAGCCGGTGGTGGAGTTCGACGAGCGCCTGTCGGTGGTCGTCCTCGGTGACATCGGCGAGCCGTTTATCCGTGGTTACCGCTGCGAGCCGAACCGCAAGATCGTTTTTCCCGATCCCCTGGGGGGATTCTTCGCCGACGAGCCGGAGGACGGTCCGGCTGCGGGCGTCGGCGAGGGCAGCGAAGAGTTCGTCCCGGGTCGCCGCCGCGGGTCCGCTCGAAGCTGGGTTACTCATCGACTACTCGTCGGTGACTAGCGTCAATAAGAACTGCCCCAAACCACTTTGGAATCAGTTAGATATTATAGTCATTTAAGGACACAGTCAAACATATATTCTAGTAAGTGTGCGAACGTAGTTTGATATTGATTCGATATTTAGAAACATAAACTTCTCTCGGACCCTCTTCCGACCACGACGATCACGAGTTTGCGAGCGTATCGAGCGCGGAAAATTGTGCACCGAGCGAAGCGTTCACCGTGTGGAGGAGTGACGGAACGCGCGTCGGCACGTCGTCGGGCTACCAGGTCCCGTGGAACGTATCGAACGAGAGGCTATCGAGCGGCTCGTCCCCGACGGCGATCCGGTACTCGCCGGGCGTGAGCATCGGCTTGTGGAACTGCGGCCCGTCGTCGGTCGTGATCCGCGGACAGCCGGTGTTGACGAACGCGTCCATATCGAAGTTTCGCAGGCGGTCCGGCGTCACTTCGTCCATCGTGATGAGGTAGGCGTCGTCGTTGTCCTCGAGGATCTTCTGTGCGGTCTCCCAGCGACCCTGTCCGATCTTGGTACAGAAGATGACGCCCCACTTCTCGGCGTCCATCGCGCGGTGGACGGCACCGTAGCGCTGTTTCATGAACTTGTCCGTGTCCGCGACGGTGACGACGTTGTTGACCGGGTCCGCGATGACGACGTGCTTATCGGGGTGTTCCATCGCCAGTCCGAGCGGGTGGAACTTGCCACCGCCGACGTACAGGACCTGATCGGCGGGTACGTCCGCGCTCGCGTAGTTGCAGCCCAGCACCTGTCCCTCGTGGGTCAGCCGTTCGTCGCCGCGACGACTGTAGACTTCGTAGCCACGCGCCTCCAGGAACTCGCTCATCTCCTCGTACCGGTTCATGTGCTGGGCCGTCGTGACGAGACCGACGCCGCCGGTTTCCTCGGGGGGCTCGAGGGTGTCCAGGGCCTCCTCCATGATCGGCGTGACCTCGACGTTCGAGAACAGCGGCACGTAGATCACCTTGTCCGTGTCCTTCATCGGCGAGTGGCCGAAGTGAACGAACACGTCGGTGCGTTTCATCAGATAGGTGTCGAGGTCACAGGCGCCGTAACACGGCTGGCCCGAGAGCATGAACGTCACGTCGTCGCCGCTGAGTTCCCGGAGGTCGTCGGCGACGGCTGGACCGCGCCGTTTCAGTCCCTCGGGGAACTGCAGGCCGACCTTCGTCGCGTCTCGCTCCTCGATCGCCTCGACGATCTGCTCGAGTTCGTAATCCCATTCGCGATCGTGCTTGAGACGCATTCCGGTGTTCCGAAGGTCCCCCTCGGTGTACTCCGACTCCTGACTCATTGTCCGCGTTAGCGGCCACGGACGTATATACTGCACGCTGTCTCGATACGACAAATTCGCCGGACGGACCGCCTCAAACGTCAACTGAGCGTCGCCGAGTCACCGGGCGGCGACGAAGACGGACCGCCGTCAGGGGAGATCGCTGGCCCGGTGGGATCGGCCGGGACCGGCGACCCGGCAGGCCTCGAACGCGGCTCGGAAGTCCTCGCCGTCGAACGTCGCCACCAGTTCGTCCAGTTCCGCGAGCAACTCGTCGAGTCGTCGCTGGAGCGTTTCCGGACGGTCCTCGGTCGCGACGATCGCCGCGTCCGCCTCGAGTGCGCCGCGTTTGGCGGCGAGGGCGGTACATTCCGCGAGTAGCTCGTCGTACCGGGCGCGGCGCAGTAACCGATCGACGCCCTCGAGGGCCGCGGATTTCGTGACGGGGGCAACCAGCGAGTCGTCGGGCCGGCGACGACCGGTGGGTTCGTCAGCGCTGTGAAGGGGGGCCATCGGCTGTGTCAACCCTCGGCGTTCGATCTCGTCGGCGACCACGGTTCCGGCGTCCGTCCGGAGGTCACGGTCGATCAGTACCGCGTCGACGTCCGCGGATACCGCCAGGGCGTCGTCGCCGTCCGTCGTCGCCTCGACCCGGTACTCCGTCACAAGCCACGACCGGAGCTCGGCGACCCTGTGCGGATCGTCGGCCGCGACGAGGACGGTCGTTCCATCACCAGTCATCATTCGGGATGGTGGTACGTGATGGCTCGACCGATATCAAGCTATGGTGAGATTCACCAGCGGTTACACGTTTCGAAACGCGCTCTCGATCCCCCGAGAACGGGATCGCGAGGATCGCAGTCGTCGTCTGGCTGTCGGTGTGACGGTCGACACCGGGCTGCTCCTGCCCTCGAGTCCGTTTCGGAGGCCTCACCTACTCGCGTTCCGCGCCCGCTCGAGCGCGTGCGAGCAGACGAGTACACTGCCGGTCCGATTTGTTTCCCGTCCCAACAGTCATAGTACTGGAGCGTAAACGGGGGGTTAATGCCAGCGGAACAGGCCGCGAACGGCTATCTCTTCGACCTCTATCGTCGATACATCGGTGAACCGGAGGACCGGACCGACGTCTACGTCGGCTTCGGTCTGTTTCTCGGCGGGATCGGGCTCGCGATCATCGGACTGTTGCTCTTCGTCTGGGGCACGACGTTCGAGGCGCGATCCGCCGGGTACATCGCGTGGGTCGGCCCCGCGTATGCGATCGCCATGGGTGCACTTCCCGTCACGATGCTGGGCATCGTCGTCCTCCTCCCCTCGGAACGGCGTATGCTGTACACGTCGATCGCCGGCGTCGCCGTGACGATCGGCGCGATCGGCGGCTTTCTGTTCGCCTACCCGGACAACTGGAACGGCTACGGGAACGATTACACCGTCGAAGTGATCGCGATCTACGCCGTCGGACTCGCCGGGATCACCGCCTCGACGGGCGCGGCGCTAATCGCCCACTACCTCGATATGGCACAGCAGGCCGAGGTCGTCGCGACCGAACCCGACGACGACGAGGAACCCGAACTCACCGACGCGGAGATCCAACAGGACATCGACGACGCCATGGAGGGCGTCGAACTCTCGTGGGGCGGCGTCGAAAAGACCGAGCACAAGCGACTGAACTTCTCGAGCAACGATCTCGACGACATCGACATCGACACCGACGCCGGCACGACGACCACCCGTTCCTCGGGCGTCGACGCACAGGTCGCCGGCCTCAAGGGACTGAAAGGCGGTGAGACGAAAGAGACGACCTCGAGTTCGACGGTCGACGACCAGACGGCGAAGCTGAAGGAACTACGCGAGCAACAGCGCGCGGAGGAACTGGCGACTGCGGACGACGGCGGTGCCGTCGAGACGGTGACGCGACCGGTCTCGTCCCTGCTCGAGCGGTTCCGGTCCCTTTTAAAAAGGAATTAAAACGTATGGGCGGAAAGTAATAACTGCTTTCTACATAGTATCAGTTCCGAAAGTCGCGCACATAGATTTATAATCCATCGGTGGCCTTGGCCACACATGGCCAAAGGCCTAGACGTTGGAACGATGAACATCCTGTCAGCACAGCAGGATGGGAACGATACGGTTTTCGTGCAACAGCGCAACTCCTTCGTAGAGATCGAGTACTCGGACATGGCCGAGCAGATGCTCTCGCGAAGTGAAGTACTTCACATCCGCAAAGACGACAAGGTCTACGTCGTCGGCGACGACGCTCTCAACTTCGCGAACATCTTCAACAAGGAGACTCGCCGACCGATGAAACACGGGATCCTCTCGAACGACGAGCAGAGCGCGATCCCGATGATGAAGCTCATCATCGAGCAGGTCGTCGGCGAGCCCGCCTATCCCGACGAGAAGCTCTACTTCTCGTCCCCGGCGGACCCGATCGACTCGGACCTCTCGACGCTGTATCACCAGAAGACGATCGAGTCGTTCCTCGACGACATGGGGTACGACTCCGAGCCGATCAACGAGGGGATGTCCGTCATCTACTCCGAACTCGCGGACAACAACTTCACCGGGCTGGGGATCAGTTTCGGTGCCGGGATGACGAACGTCTGTCTCTCCTACTACGCGGTGCCCGTCATGAAGTTCTCCGTCGCCCGCGGTGGGGACTGGGTCGACGAGCAGGCCGCCCGCGCGACTGGGACGCCGGTCGACAAGGTCACCTCGATCAAGGAAGACGACTTCGAACTCGACTTCACGACCGACGTCGGCGGCGTCGAGGGCGCGCTCTCGATTTACTACGAGAACCTGCTCGACTACGTCATCGAGAACATCGTCAAGGAAGTCGACGAGGAAGACGTCGAAGAAGGGCTGGACGTCCCCGTCGTCGTCACCGGCGGCACCTCGAGTCCCAGCGGCTTCGAGGCGCTGTTCCGTGACCACCTCGAGGAAGCGAACATTCCGTTCTCCATCAGCGGCGTCACGCACGCGAACGAACCGCTGTACAGCGTCGCGCGCGGTGGCCTCGTCGCCGCCCGCTCCGACGAGGACGTCGATCACGACACGGAAGACGAGGCGGAAGCGGCGGCCGCGAACGAGTAACCCGCCGAACCCGTCGGCGTTTCGACTCGCGATTTTTCGATCACCGTCCGAGAAGTGACGACGCGAGTACCGGTGAGTGACTGCGCGCGACTGCGGGACCGTTGGTTCACTCCTCGTAAAATCGATTGAACGCGTCCCGCCAGGACTCGGGTTCCTCGCCGTGGGGCTGGTGTTCGGCGGGGATATCGGCGAACCCGCAGTGCGGACACGTGACCGTCGACACGTCCCCCAGCGAGAGTTCTTCGATGGATCCCCGACACCGCGGACACTCGTCCATAACTGATACTTTCACGGACCATCCTTAACTCTATTCGAAGTTATCACGGAGGAGAGACGTTCGGCGCGAAACTATTACTACTATGTATTCAACAACCTTTTTATATGCAAGCCATGTATGGTCCGGCAATGAGTACGATGTCGTCTCACGCCCGCGCGATCGACCGCTGTCAACCCGCAGACGCCACTCCCGTCTCCCTCGAGGCCGCCGCCCTCGAGTCGACGGCACCGACGTACCTCCGCGACCTCAAGAGCGAGCTGACCACGGAGGGGCTGGTGCCCGCCGAACTGACCGTCGAGGCCTGTTTCGACGAGGACTGCTCGCTGGCGACGCAGGAGGAGATCGACCGAATTCGGGGCTACGTGCGCGCCGGGTCCTTCCTCGGCGTCGGTGCCGTGACCGTCACCGTCGCCGCCGTCACGGACCCCGAGAAGGTCCGCCCAGCGCTGGCGGCCTGTGCCGAGCGGGCCGACCGCGAGGGGCTCGCGTTCGACGTCGAAGGACCGATCGCCGTCGACGCCTGAGGGATGGCCGGCCTCTCGCGACGTGCGCTCGCCCGCCAACTCGAGGCGATCGAGGACTTTTCCGAGCCCGCCGTCGAACTCGAGCAGTACCTGACGCCGCCGGAGTTGGCCGCTCACCTCTGTCACCTGGCGGGACTCCAGGGCGATCTCGAGGGACAGGTGCTCGATTTGGGAACCGGAACCGGGATGCTCGCGATCGCGGCGTCGCTCGCCGGTGCCGACCGAGTTGCGGGGATCGACGTGGATTCCGGCGCGCTCGAGCTGGCGCGACGGAACGAACGGACGGTTCTGATGGACGTGGACGGGAGCAGCGACGGGGAGACCCCCGCGATCGAGTGGCTCCGCGGCGACGTGACTCGGCATCCGTTTTCGATCACCGAGGCGACCGTCGTCTCGAACCCCCCGTTCGGTGCCCAGCGCGGAAACCGGCACGCGGACAAGGAGTTCCTCGAGACGGCGAGTGCGATCGCGAGCGTCTCCTATACGATCCACAACGAGGGGAGCCAGGAGTTCGTCGAGTCCTTCGCCGCCGACGCGGGCGGCGAGGTGACCCACGCGTTCCGGGCCGCGTTTCCCATCGCGAAGCGCTTCGAGTTTCACACAGCAGCGCAGGAAACGCTCGAGGCGGAGGTCTTCCGGATCGAGTGGGCTCGAGGATAGCGGCCGCCGTCGCGTTACCGACGCTCGAGGCGACGGTCGGTGAAATCGGGAACCGATGGGGCTTCGCGGTCACTGCCTCTCGGGATATCGGGGCCAGCGCGAACGGCCCGTGACTGCGGTCATCGGCGTCGTCGGAGCGTCGCCGCGGGCGAACCCGTCTGTACGGCTACTCAGTAGTCGTTGTACGTCTCCTCGCTCGCGACCGCGACTCGCGTCCCGTCGGCGACCGCGTAGACCGTCTCGTTCTCGCGGTCGAAGACGAGCCCCCCCGCGGTCGCCGTCTCGTTTCCATCCGGAATCGGCGTCGTATCGACGAGACCCGATTCGGTCGCCGCGACGTCGAGGACGAACTCGCCGTCGGCGGACCTGATCGTCACGTTCCGCCCGGCGACTCGGGCCTCCGCTCGAGACTCGTTGGATTCGTAAGCGAGTCGTCTCTCACCGCCGTCCTCGAGCCAGACCTGATAGACGGTGTCGTTCCCGACCGGTTCCCAGCCGGTGCGTTCGACGTGGACCGTCTCCCGCCAGCCGGGACCGCCGACGGAGACCGTCTCCTCGCCCGTGAAGGAGAGCCGCTGTGCGCTGACCGCCTCGAGCCAGATGTCACGTCGCTCGCTCGCGACGATCACCCCGCTCGCTTCGAGACCGGCGTCGCTCTCGAGCGCGTCGATACCGATGCCGGAGACGTACTCGTTCTGCACGCCCTCGGCGTACTCGACGGTGTAGTCCTCGATCTCGACGGCCGCGTCGGAGGACGCCGTCGCGTCGTCGACGACGAGAAAGTTGGCGGGGACGGCGACCCCGGCGACCATCGCGAGGACGGCGACGACGGCCAGAAACGCCACTGGTCCGATCGTCAGATTCGACAGCAACCGCGAGCCGCCCGAGCGCGTTCCCGTGACGATTTCGCGAACGCGATCGACGCGGGCAGCGACCGCTCGATCGCCGCGGCCGCCGCCTGCCAGCTCGAGCGACCGGTCGATCGACGACGGAGAGGCACCGTCCGACCACGGAGTTACGCGCCCGGAGCCGCCGAGCAGGCGCTCGACCCGGCGCGGAACGATCGGCTTCTGGGAGCCGGTCACCGAGAGGGTGACCACGAGCGCGAGCACCGAGACGATGGCGACGCCGGGTCCCTGAAAGAGGATGTACGAGTTCTCGTCGCCGAACCAGTATATCGCCCACAGCCCCTTCGAAAAGCCAAAGAGGAGCACGGCGAGCCAGAGCCGGAATGCGTCGGGGCGGGTGCCCCGCCGCTCGAGGAGCACGATCCCGAGGACGAAGCCGAGGAAGAGACCGAGCGCGTGGCCCTGAATGGCGATCCCCGCCCAGGACGGCGGCGACGGCGGACTCGGCTGGGCGGTGTACACGTTGATCGGCTCCTGCAGCGCGTAGTAGAGGCGCAACACGACGCTCTGGACGCCGAGGGTCCCGACGATCGTCACGATCGGGTAGTGGACGATGGCGAACCCGGCGAAGGCGAAGACGACGCCGGAGAATCCGATCACGGGACCGAGCGCGAACAGACTCGTCAGCAGACCGACGGCGACGACGGCCAGCGGAAAGAGCACGACCGCTCGCACTCGCGGATCGGCGCGCCACGAGTCGGACCGCTGCGAATCCAGCTCGTCTGGATAGTGACCCCAGGCGTACTCGGCGAGCGGTGCGACGACGATCGTTCCGGCGAGATTGCCGACGAGATGGCCGGGTCCGGCGTGGGAGAAGGCCGCCGTGGCCATCCCGAGCGGATAGTAGTACGACCACGTCCGATAGGGGATCGTCACGGGGTCGTTGAAGTTCGTGATCCCGTCCTGCACGAAGAGGTAGACACAGACCACGAACGCGATGACCACGAGCGATCCCCACGGGACCCCGTACACGAGTCGGGACCGGAGCACGTCGCGCCAGCGCCGGTCTTGCCGGTGAACCAGTCTGACGATCGCGATCGACGCCACCAGCGTCCCGGCGACGACGACCGTCAGTAGGGCCGTGAGCAAGCGCATGTCCCGTGGTTCGAACGGGCGCGTATAGTGATTTGCCTTCAGCGAACTGCAGTGAGCGGCGGCTTCGAAAGGTACAAGCGCCCGACGGCCGGACTGGATGACATGGAACTGCGGGTCACCGAGAGCACCGAGAACGAACTCTCGATCGAGATCGCCGGCGAGGACCACACCTTCATGAACGTGCTCAAGGGCGCGCTGCTCGAGCACGACGACGTGAGTGCAGCGACCTACGACGTCAACCCAGAGCAGTCGGGCGGCCAGACCGAGCCCATCCTGACCATCAAGACCGAAGGCGGCGCGGATCCGCTCGAGGCGCTCGAGGAAGCGGCCGTGACCGTTCGCGAAAAGGCGACGTCGTTCCGGGACGCGTTCGAAGCGGCGGCCTGAGGCCGGATTCGATATCGGTCCGCGACGATCGATTCTCTTCTCGTCCGCCTCGAGCGGCTCTCGCTCCCGTCAGACGCAGTCTGCGATCAACACGCAGCGTAGCTGACGAAGACGTCTCCGTTCGCGACGTGTACGTCGACCCCCTCGGCGTCGTATCCGGTCCGCATCTCGTCGCCGTACAGTGAATCGAGTTTGTTCACGACGGCGTCGGCGAGGGCCGATTCGTTCGCGTACTCCCCGATCGACGCGTCGGTGAGCGTCGCCGGTGCGCCGACGACGCTGGCGTCACCGCACCCGTGATCGAACTCGTCCGGGTCCGCTCCGTCGGGTTCCCGCTCGCCGAACTCGACAGCGACGCGCATCCGGTTCTCGTACTCCGCGTACGCCGCGAGGCCGTCGTCGTACGTTCGGCTCTCGGACGGCTCCCGCTCGGCCTCGAGCCGGTCGTGGATCTCCCCTTCCGTCGCTTCGAGATCGATCCCGGCCGCCTCGGACCCGTCGCCCGGCGCGTCGGGCGGTTCCGGCGGGCCGAGCCCCGGCAGTACCGATAGCGACACGATCCCGGTCGCGAACAGCGCGATAACGACGGCGATACCCGCGAAAATGGGCAGGTACGGTTTCGCGACCTCGAACCAGCTCGGCGTCTCGAGATCGCTCTCGAGCCCCTCGTAGGTCTGCTCGACCTTCTCGAGGTCGGGATTGCCAC
The Natrinema salaciae genome window above contains:
- a CDS encoding rhomboid family intramembrane serine protease — protein: MRLLTALLTVVVAGTLVASIAIVRLVHRQDRRWRDVLRSRLVYGVPWGSLVVIAFVVCVYLFVQDGITNFNDPVTIPYRTWSYYYPLGMATAAFSHAGPGHLVGNLAGTIVVAPLAEYAWGHYPDELDSQRSDSWRADPRVRAVVLFPLAVVAVGLLTSLFALGPVIGFSGVVFAFAGFAIVHYPIVTIVGTLGVQSVVLRLYYALQEPINVYTAQPSPPSPPSWAGIAIQGHALGLFLGFVLGIVLLERRGTRPDAFRLWLAVLLFGFSKGLWAIYWFGDENSYILFQGPGVAIVSVLALVVTLSVTGSQKPIVPRRVERLLGGSGRVTPWSDGASPSSIDRSLELAGGGRGDRAVAARVDRVREIVTGTRSGGSRLLSNLTIGPVAFLAVVAVLAMVAGVAVPANFLVVDDATASSDAAVEIEDYTVEYAEGVQNEYVSGIGIDALESDAGLEASGVIVASERRDIWLEAVSAQRLSFTGEETVSVGGPGWRETVHVERTGWEPVGNDTVYQVWLEDGGERRLAYESNESRAEARVAGRNVTIRSADGEFVLDVAATESGLVDTTPIPDGNETATAGGLVFDRENETVYAVADGTRVAVASEETYNDY
- a CDS encoding DNA-directed RNA polymerase subunit L, yielding MELRVTESTENELSIEIAGEDHTFMNVLKGALLEHDDVSAATYDVNPEQSGGQTEPILTIKTEGGADPLEALEEAAVTVREKATSFRDAFEAAA